tcatatgttaacccactcattcctgggatcattcttgtaaacctcctctggaccctctccagagcctgcacatccttcctcagataaggggaCCAAAATTTGCTcactgtactccaaatgtggcctgaccagcgccttatggagcctcatCATTACATCCCCGTTGCTGTATTCCAATCCtcgtgatataaatgctagcgttGCATTTGCCTTCCGAAATCATGGTATTTTAAAAATCAAGGATCATTGCGGGATTGGCCAGTTCTCAACACTACCTAAGCCTGCCCACGTTTAATACTTATCCCCAACATGTGTAGGAGGAACATTAAGATAAAACACTAGTGCACAACTATCAAAATAACAGGTGGTTAGCGgaggattagagtcatagagtggaaaaaggcccaacttgcccacaccggcctacatgtcccacctccccgcgcttggcccatatccctccaaacctgtccaatccatgcacctgtctaactgcttcttaaacgatgggatagtcccagcctcaactacctcctctggcagctcgttccatacacccaccaccctctgtgtgaagaagttaccccttggattcctattcaatcttttccccttcaccttgaacctatgtcctctggtcctcgattcccctactctgggcaagagattctgtgcgtctacccgatttattcctctcatgatattatacacctcgaaaagatcacccctcatcctcctgcgctccaaggaatagagactcagcctgctcaacctctccctgtagctcacaccctcgagtcctcctggcaacatcctcgtaaatcttctccgaaccccttcaagcttgacaacatctttcctacaacacggaacttgccctgaactgaacacaatactctaaatgcggtcttatacatgacctcccaattctggacgacatgacctcccaactctggacaacatgacctcccaactctggacaacatgacctcccaactcggcgacatgacctcccaactcggcgacatgacctcccaactctgggccacatgacctcccaattctgGACGACATGACCTCCGAACTCTGGGCGACATGATCTCCTAActctggacaacatgacctcccaactctggaccacatgacctcccaactctggccgatgtttcgggtcggcagTCATTCGGacacgggcagcacggtggtccgGCACTCCATGGCCGCCGTGCTCTTGTCCTGGGCGCGGCCGTGAAGCAGAGCCcgttgccgccgccgctgccgccgccgcccgtACCTGACGGCGTCGTTCTTCACCGCCACGAAGAAGACGGTGTTGACGATGCTGTTGCTCAGCGCCGCGCACTTCACCGCGTAGTAGACGGTGACCGCGTGGCGCTCCCTCAGCAGCACGGCGGGGAAGAAATCCCGCACCAGGCCATAGGCGTAGTACGGGGCCCAGCACAGGACGTAGGCCATCAGCACGCCCACCAGCACCAGGACCGTCTTCCTCCGCGCCCTCAGCCTCTGGCGCACCTGGCTAGTCTGGACGCCGGGCACCATTTTGAACCACAGCTCCCTGCTGATGTGCAGGTAGCACACGGACATGGTGGCCACGGGGGCGACGAACTCCAGCAGGAAGAGCGAGAGGAAGTAGGCCCTGTAGTAGAGAACCTTGCCCGCCGGCCAGATCTGCCCGCAGAATATCTTGCCCTCGCCGGGCAGAGCTTCGAAGTCAAAGTCGGTCGCGGTGGTGAAGAAGGCCGAGGGGATGGAGACCACCACCGACACGGCCCACACGGCAAACAGGACGCAGTAGGCCGTCCGAAACTTCATGCGGGGCCTCAATGGGTGTACGATCACCAAGTACCTGCGGACACAGGTTTGAGTTGGAGTTCAGTTCAcgttagatgtggagaggatgtttccaccagtcatagagtgatacagtgtggaaacaggcccttcggcccaacttgcccacgccggccaacatgtcccagctatactagtccctcatagggtcatagagtgat
Above is a window of Amblyraja radiata isolate CabotCenter1 chromosome 45, sAmbRad1.1.pri, whole genome shotgun sequence DNA encoding:
- the LOC116968458 gene encoding prokineticin receptor 1-like; translated protein: MADLCRNLSRYGAARWEDANPSWNGSCEYDQYAWSADPVAGGGGEEDTIYRARAVIGVVLVCIMLVCGAGNLLFVAALARYKSLRSITNLLIVNLAVSDLVVAVVCCPFEMDYYVVRGLSWNFGQVLCSAVNYLRMVSLYVSTNALLVIAVDRYLVIVHPLRPRMKFRTAYCVLFAVWAVSVVVSIPSAFFTTATDFDFEALPGEGKIFCGQIWPAGKVLYYRAYFLSLFLLEFVAPVATMSVCYLHISRELWFKMVPGVQTSQVRQRLRARRKTVLVLVGVLMAYVLCWAPYYAYGLVRDFFPAVLLRERHAVTVYYAVKCAALSNSIVNTVFFVAVKNDAVRYGRRRQRRRQRALLHGRAQDKSTAAMECRTTVLPVSE